Proteins from a single region of Polyangiaceae bacterium:
- a CDS encoding TetR/AcrR family transcriptional regulator, translating into MGKSVKALSEAPPAPESVRRGSAGASGGRSGENANGGGSGESSDASHGVREGGETRRSTREFTQTRARETHAALLAAAAEVFAELGFDDAQTPDIAARAGVSVGTFYRYFSDKRQAFIELIEAYLSDSFDSVMSNLTPEVFGATRTPKDRRAAVNHVIDVLFANTAINPRLQRVFLALSLRDPEIEQIRIDFEARSRELLALLLEQVTTRERIPDPSAAAEVIQIASQEVAMATIRDGGTTRPSSHGQALRLALADMMYRYVFGEG; encoded by the coding sequence ATGGGCAAGTCCGTGAAAGCGCTCTCCGAAGCGCCGCCCGCGCCGGAGAGCGTGCGGCGAGGAAGCGCTGGCGCCAGCGGCGGTAGGAGCGGCGAAAATGCGAACGGCGGCGGGAGCGGCGAGAGCAGTGACGCGAGCCACGGGGTTCGTGAAGGCGGCGAGACGCGCAGGAGCACCCGCGAGTTCACCCAGACCCGGGCGCGGGAAACCCATGCGGCGCTCTTGGCGGCGGCGGCAGAGGTGTTCGCGGAGCTCGGCTTCGACGACGCCCAGACACCGGACATCGCTGCCCGCGCGGGCGTCAGCGTCGGCACGTTCTACCGCTACTTCTCGGACAAGCGGCAAGCCTTCATCGAGCTGATCGAAGCGTACTTGAGCGACTCCTTTGACAGCGTGATGAGCAACCTCACGCCGGAAGTCTTTGGTGCGACCCGCACGCCGAAAGACCGCCGCGCTGCCGTCAACCACGTGATCGACGTGTTGTTCGCCAACACTGCGATCAATCCGCGCCTGCAGCGCGTGTTCTTGGCGCTTTCGTTACGAGATCCGGAGATCGAGCAGATCCGTATCGACTTCGAGGCGCGGAGTCGCGAGCTCCTCGCGCTGCTATTGGAGCAAGTGACGACTCGCGAGCGCATCCCCGATCCCTCGGCGGCCGCGGAAGTGATTCAGATCGCATCGCAAGAGGTGGCCATGGCGACCATCCGCGACGGCGGCACCACGCGCCCGAGCAGCCACGGGCAGGCACTGCGTCTCGCCCTGGCGGACATGATGTACCGCTACGTGTTCGGCGAGGGCTGA
- a CDS encoding serine/threonine-protein kinase, giving the protein MTADSNAPQVVGRYAVYDRIASGGMASVHLGRLIGVGGFARVVAIKRLHAQFASDPEFVSMFLDEARMAARIRHPNVVPTLDIVSGEGKLFLVMEWIQGESLAQLQKRQLLGDRPIKTKIACSIIIGALHGLHAAHEARSERGEALNLVHRDVSPQNILVGVDGIPRVLDFGVAKAVGRAQSTRDGSVKGKLRYMSPEQVKAAPIDRRSDLFAAGIVLWEALCGLRLFNADDAAGVVHAIVNQEIAAPSSINSSVPPEVDGVVLRALARDREMRFATAAEMADALEHACAPATQREVANWVVELAGASVAQRAARLEEIERDDSAAHLSPAAAEPAEIATETAAIVAVPRKSTPLLWLLPLAALVVGAAVLVLVVVILRPTHPGTMRAGIAKPPMPSFSTPSPTEGPPAVSPVAPTPSAAPPTPKPKQAAQVRKCNPPYYYATQGGKVIKKWKPGCL; this is encoded by the coding sequence GTGACCGCTGACTCCAACGCGCCGCAAGTCGTAGGCCGCTACGCCGTGTACGACCGCATCGCCAGCGGCGGCATGGCAAGCGTGCACTTGGGACGGCTGATCGGCGTCGGCGGTTTCGCCCGAGTCGTGGCCATCAAGCGACTACATGCGCAGTTCGCGTCCGACCCCGAGTTCGTGTCGATGTTTCTAGATGAGGCACGAATGGCCGCGCGGATTCGCCATCCAAACGTCGTTCCCACGCTGGATATCGTGTCGGGCGAAGGCAAGCTCTTCCTCGTGATGGAGTGGATCCAGGGAGAGTCCCTGGCGCAACTGCAGAAGCGGCAGCTCCTTGGCGACCGGCCGATCAAGACGAAGATTGCCTGCAGCATCATCATCGGTGCACTGCACGGACTGCATGCAGCGCACGAGGCGAGGAGCGAACGCGGAGAGGCGCTCAATCTCGTTCACCGCGACGTCTCTCCGCAGAACATCCTTGTTGGCGTGGATGGCATTCCTCGCGTGCTCGACTTCGGCGTGGCCAAGGCCGTGGGCCGCGCGCAGTCCACGCGGGACGGCAGCGTCAAGGGCAAGCTGCGATACATGTCCCCGGAACAGGTAAAGGCTGCGCCGATCGACCGGAGGTCCGACCTGTTCGCGGCGGGCATCGTGCTGTGGGAGGCATTGTGTGGGCTCCGCTTGTTCAACGCCGACGACGCAGCGGGAGTCGTGCACGCCATCGTGAACCAAGAGATCGCCGCGCCCAGTAGCATCAACTCCTCGGTTCCACCCGAGGTCGACGGCGTCGTGCTGCGTGCTCTGGCGCGTGACCGTGAGATGCGCTTTGCGACGGCCGCCGAGATGGCCGACGCGTTGGAGCATGCTTGTGCACCAGCCACACAACGCGAGGTGGCCAACTGGGTGGTCGAGTTGGCGGGTGCTTCCGTGGCTCAGCGCGCCGCGCGTCTCGAAGAGATCGAGCGCGACGACTCTGCGGCCCACCTGTCGCCCGCCGCTGCAGAACCCGCCGAGATTGCCACGGAGACAGCGGCAATAGTAGCGGTGCCCCGCAAATCGACCCCGCTGCTGTGGCTCTTGCCGCTGGCGGCGCTGGTGGTGGGAGCGGCCGTGCTCGTGTTGGTGGTAGTCATCCTGCGCCCGACGCACCCCGGCACGATGCGTGCGGGCATCGCGAAACCGCCAATGCCGTCCTTCTCCACGCCTTCGCCGACAGAGGGTCCCCCTGCAGTCAGCCCAGTGGCTCCGACGCCTTCGGCAGCACCGCCCACACCGAAGCCGAAGCAAGCCGCGCAAGTAAGGAAGTGTAACCCTCCCTACTACTACGCGACCCAAGGCGGTAAGGTGATCAAGAAATGGAAACCAGGCTGCCTCTAG